A genomic window from Algoriphagus sp. Y33 includes:
- a CDS encoding TonB-dependent receptor, whose product MEKSLHRIRRWWLTLTLLAFFFQGFVYAQGNQVREIKGTVKAEEDGMTLPGVNVLIKGTGRGTVTDLDGNYTITAPSSDAVLVFSFIGFVSVEVAANNRSIVDVNLVTDTQSLDEFVVVGFGEQKKATMTGAVSSVGGKDLIQSPVANISNSLVGRLPGLIAVQSSGEPGFDQSSLKIRGIATLNTGSESDPLILVDGVQRSSINLIDPNEIETLSILKDASATAVFGVRGANGVILITTKTGEKGKPTVSYTANYGVQSPNRLPKMLNSFDYASLHNEASINSGQTPYFSDESLELYRNGSDPYFHPDVDWFDMVLKDYASQQQHNFNISGGAENTRYFISLGYFGQNGAYDVEEFTNDYSANPKYERYNLRSNFDIDFNKNFSASVKLGAQFADSNYPGFGAGEIFFRILNSNPLMNPGIIDGKLISGVEGLPSSSGNPLSAIVNNGYQRNFNSTLNSNVALKHKLDFVTEGLSVRGMVAYDNYYQHAVYRNKQNETYRIVKDPNDPAVPVFIREGLDTPFSFGEGYQRNRKVYLESAIDYARSFGVHNVTGMALYMQERYTAPGQEYNVPRGYQGFVGRVTYNYKEKYLTEFNMGYNGSENFPEGKRYGFFPSFSLGWILTEEQFMPKGDILSFMKIRGSYGEVGNDKIGDARFLYLPSVFYPNSGGYNFGNYGTNYQWYSGAQEGRVGNPDVTWERAKKFNIGLETGFFEDKLRFNVDYFNENRDNILWYLGTVPALVQANLPPVNIGKVRNQGFELELNFNSNIGEFNYWAKTNYSFAKNNIDYMDEPTRAYPWLQRTGNPVGQFWGLVSDGFYNTTAELDGAPSSAFTSELQLGDIRYIDQNNDGTIDQNDEIPIGYSTFPQVIYGLSIGGDYKGFDFSILFQGAENVSSYIGEMGAWAFDTDWRNATEKHLERWTPERFEAGLPITYPRVELSPTSGKHNYRPSDFWLQDASYIRLKNVEVAYRFQPVILSRIGVSSLRVFVNGNNLLTWSQMENLDPESPTGRGAFYPQMRVYNVGVNVQF is encoded by the coding sequence ATGGAAAAATCGTTACACAGGATAAGGAGGTGGTGGCTCACACTCACCCTTTTGGCTTTTTTCTTTCAGGGATTTGTGTACGCTCAGGGAAATCAAGTCAGGGAGATCAAAGGCACAGTTAAAGCAGAAGAGGATGGCATGACGCTACCCGGAGTCAATGTACTGATAAAAGGTACAGGCCGGGGAACAGTTACCGATCTGGACGGGAACTATACGATCACGGCTCCGTCAAGTGATGCTGTATTGGTGTTTTCATTCATAGGTTTTGTTTCTGTGGAAGTAGCTGCCAACAACAGAAGTATAGTAGACGTGAACTTGGTAACAGATACACAATCGTTAGATGAATTTGTTGTAGTCGGCTTTGGAGAGCAGAAGAAAGCGACCATGACCGGCGCTGTTTCCAGTGTCGGAGGGAAAGACCTGATCCAGTCTCCTGTGGCCAATATTAGTAACTCATTGGTGGGTAGGTTGCCGGGTTTGATAGCTGTGCAATCGAGTGGAGAGCCCGGGTTTGACCAGTCCAGTTTGAAAATCAGAGGTATTGCTACCCTTAATACGGGTTCAGAGTCTGATCCTTTGATCTTGGTAGACGGTGTGCAGCGCTCAAGTATCAATCTTATAGATCCCAATGAAATAGAGACGCTGAGCATATTAAAAGATGCCTCCGCTACAGCGGTTTTTGGGGTACGTGGAGCTAATGGGGTAATTCTAATTACCACTAAAACAGGCGAAAAAGGTAAGCCTACAGTAAGTTATACGGCAAATTATGGAGTGCAAAGCCCAAATAGGTTGCCTAAAATGCTGAACAGTTTTGATTATGCATCCTTACACAATGAGGCCAGTATCAATTCCGGTCAAACTCCTTATTTTTCTGATGAATCACTGGAGTTGTACAGAAATGGCTCAGATCCATATTTCCATCCGGATGTGGACTGGTTTGATATGGTATTGAAGGACTATGCAAGCCAGCAGCAGCACAATTTCAATATCAGTGGAGGAGCTGAAAATACGCGCTATTTTATTTCGCTGGGGTATTTTGGGCAAAATGGAGCATATGATGTAGAAGAATTCACGAATGATTACTCTGCCAATCCAAAATACGAACGGTACAATCTACGCTCAAATTTTGACATTGACTTTAATAAGAACTTTTCAGCTTCAGTGAAATTAGGAGCACAATTTGCCGATTCCAACTATCCCGGATTTGGTGCAGGGGAGATATTTTTCAGAATACTGAACTCCAATCCTCTAATGAATCCGGGGATAATTGATGGGAAGTTGATTTCAGGAGTAGAGGGATTGCCATCCAGCTCAGGCAATCCACTCAGTGCAATCGTGAACAATGGCTACCAGAGAAACTTCAACAGTACCCTTAATTCCAATGTTGCGCTGAAACATAAACTGGATTTTGTGACTGAAGGATTGAGTGTGCGGGGCATGGTGGCCTATGATAATTACTACCAGCATGCGGTATATAGAAATAAGCAGAATGAAACCTATCGTATAGTTAAAGACCCCAATGATCCTGCAGTGCCTGTATTTATCAGGGAAGGTTTGGATACACCATTCTCATTCGGAGAGGGCTACCAAAGAAACCGTAAAGTTTACCTGGAAAGCGCAATTGATTACGCTAGATCTTTTGGGGTACATAATGTGACGGGTATGGCGCTTTATATGCAGGAGAGATATACTGCCCCAGGCCAGGAGTATAATGTTCCCCGTGGTTACCAGGGGTTTGTGGGTAGGGTTACTTATAATTATAAGGAGAAGTATCTCACGGAATTCAATATGGGATACAATGGCTCCGAGAACTTTCCTGAAGGAAAACGGTATGGGTTTTTCCCGTCGTTTTCTCTTGGTTGGATCTTGACCGAAGAGCAATTCATGCCTAAAGGTGATATTCTTTCTTTTATGAAAATCCGGGGATCATACGGTGAAGTGGGTAATGACAAAATCGGAGATGCCAGATTCCTGTATTTGCCCTCAGTATTCTATCCTAACAGTGGTGGATATAACTTCGGGAACTACGGGACCAATTACCAATGGTATAGTGGAGCTCAAGAGGGCAGAGTGGGAAACCCGGATGTGACATGGGAGCGTGCGAAGAAATTTAATATCGGTCTTGAAACAGGCTTTTTTGAAGATAAGCTGAGATTCAACGTGGATTATTTCAATGAGAATAGAGATAATATCCTCTGGTATCTGGGAACTGTCCCTGCATTGGTCCAGGCGAATTTGCCGCCGGTAAATATCGGTAAAGTACGTAACCAGGGGTTTGAACTAGAGCTCAACTTCAATAGCAACATAGGTGAGTTTAATTATTGGGCAAAAACCAATTACTCTTTTGCCAAAAACAACATCGATTACATGGATGAGCCTACTAGGGCTTACCCATGGCTGCAGCGCACCGGCAATCCCGTCGGGCAATTTTGGGGATTGGTCAGCGATGGTTTTTATAACACTACTGCCGAGCTGGATGGCGCGCCCTCTTCTGCATTTACTTCTGAGCTTCAGCTGGGTGATATCCGCTACATTGACCAGAATAATGACGGGACCATTGATCAAAATGATGAGATTCCGATTGGATATTCAACTTTTCCCCAAGTGATATATGGACTTTCCATTGGAGGAGATTACAAGGGATTTGATTTCTCTATTCTTTTTCAAGGAGCAGAGAATGTATCCAGCTACATCGGTGAGATGGGAGCATGGGCATTTGATACCGACTGGAGAAATGCTACGGAAAAACATCTGGAAAGATGGACTCCCGAACGCTTTGAAGCGGGATTACCCATTACCTATCCTAGAGTAGAGCTTTCACCCACTTCCGGAAAGCATAACTACCGACCGTCAGACTTCTGGCTACAGGACGCGAGCTATATCCGATTGAAGAATGTGGAAGTGGCTTACCGTTTTCAGCCAGTCATTCTTAGTAGGATTGGGGTGAGCAGCCTTCGTGTATTTGTCAATGGAAACAACCTGCTTACCTGGAGCCAAATGGAGAATTTGGATCCTGAGTCTCCCACGGGACGGGGGGCTTTTTACCCACAGATGCGCGTGTATAATGTAGGTGTAAACGTCCAGTTTTAA
- a CDS encoding response regulator produces MLSFCDYIDDKIWIGTDGGGLSLWDRSTNSFTNYRYTGDPNSLQSDFVTSILKADDGAWVGTYGGGLSKFDEKTKTFKKYRLYHKDLPTLQQNIWVLFRDSYQRVWAATSDGEGLYLYHPQRDEFEFVDAKVNGILSMAEDLFGNIWVGTFERLIKLDLETYQHEVFEIGYPVRSIISASNDHMLIGTESGGLLEFNPSLGTFNSFSERQGLPNNSVLNILRGRDEQYWLSTYNGISRFDYRTKIFTNYYDSDGLQSNQFNYNAALKLPGGELLFGGIRGFNVINPAIVKASTSFPELLITGIKINNEAIEKTGKTAFSLDALELPYDKSMLTFDFAALEYSLPGKILYAYFLEGWDREWQYVGDSRVANYSKLEDGTYTLHIKSTNSDGVWNTDVTSLPIIISPPWYRTALAYFLYLLGLGLIIYAVIRHQRRQARLDYEIWLSKDMAQKEKELNEKKLTFFTNISHEFRSPLTLIINPLKDAIYGKGPGLGNGELEVVYRNSRRLLSLVDQLLLFRKTESEIGELKIVKIDLVSVVKEVFACFVHHAETKNIAYLLDTRIEEAFIYADRQKIEISLFNLISNALKFTNELDGEVVVRLYSDTEDEVCFTVEDNGSGIQRNELDKVFDLFYQSQNNQKNQKNGFGIGLYLVKQFIQSHSGRVTASVKSTGGTTFEVRLLKGRAHLQQFLLHEDFSERSMFLDELLGGQEFSVSGNNPNKEVDIQATLLDEMKSVLIVDDNLQIRQYLNGILKDYYKIVDAESAEEARLQLKSHLPDLIISDVVMQGESGVDFCKYLKDSPSYQHIPVILLTGTNSEEIKLMGIEVGADDYITKPFDKDYLIARVKGILKQQKKLQDHLMDEVTQKVSDFKFSEEDKIFLEQLELLIEEHLNDDSFTIKSLAGEMAMSHSLLYKKIKHLTGKSVNEMIRFIRLRKVATLLITSDMQVNEAAFFTGFNDLKYFRKQFQVMFRMNPSDFQKKYKGTFQEKNYNLNGLMDK; encoded by the coding sequence GTGCTTTCGTTCTGCGATTACATCGATGATAAAATATGGATCGGCACAGATGGAGGAGGTTTGAGTCTTTGGGATAGATCTACCAATTCTTTCACCAATTACCGCTATACAGGAGACCCCAATTCCCTGCAAAGTGATTTTGTAACCTCTATACTCAAGGCAGACGATGGAGCTTGGGTAGGAACTTATGGAGGAGGACTCAGCAAGTTTGACGAGAAAACAAAAACATTTAAGAAATACCGCCTTTATCATAAAGACCTTCCCACCCTACAGCAGAATATCTGGGTACTGTTTCGTGATTCTTACCAGCGTGTTTGGGCAGCAACGTCTGATGGAGAAGGGTTATATCTTTACCACCCCCAGAGGGATGAATTTGAATTTGTTGATGCCAAGGTCAACGGCATTTTGTCAATGGCTGAGGATCTTTTTGGGAATATTTGGGTAGGTACGTTTGAGCGGTTGATTAAATTGGATTTGGAGACCTATCAGCATGAAGTATTTGAAATAGGCTATCCGGTCAGATCAATTATATCGGCTTCCAATGATCACATGCTTATCGGCACTGAAAGCGGTGGCTTGTTGGAGTTCAATCCTTCGCTGGGAACATTCAATTCTTTCTCAGAGCGGCAGGGGTTACCGAATAACTCGGTGCTGAATATTTTGAGAGGAAGGGATGAGCAGTATTGGCTCAGTACATACAACGGGATTTCCCGATTTGACTACCGTACCAAAATCTTTACAAATTATTATGATTCTGACGGATTGCAGAGCAACCAGTTTAATTACAACGCAGCACTCAAACTTCCCGGTGGGGAGTTGCTCTTCGGCGGAATCAGGGGATTTAACGTCATCAATCCAGCCATTGTTAAGGCTTCCACATCTTTTCCCGAATTGTTGATCACGGGAATCAAAATAAATAACGAAGCAATTGAAAAGACAGGGAAAACGGCATTTTCACTGGATGCACTTGAGCTTCCATATGATAAATCAATGCTTACTTTCGATTTTGCCGCCTTGGAATATTCACTGCCCGGCAAGATTTTATATGCGTATTTTCTGGAAGGATGGGATAGGGAATGGCAGTACGTAGGGGATTCACGCGTGGCAAATTATTCCAAATTGGAAGATGGAACCTATACGCTCCATATCAAATCCACTAATTCAGACGGAGTCTGGAATACAGATGTTACGTCACTTCCTATTATTATATCACCGCCCTGGTACAGGACAGCTCTTGCGTACTTTCTTTATTTGTTGGGACTGGGGCTGATCATATATGCCGTGATAAGACATCAAAGGAGACAGGCTCGTTTGGATTATGAAATCTGGCTGTCCAAAGACATGGCTCAAAAGGAAAAAGAACTGAATGAGAAGAAACTTACCTTCTTTACCAATATTTCCCATGAATTCAGGTCACCCCTTACACTGATCATCAATCCGCTGAAAGATGCCATTTACGGCAAAGGTCCGGGCTTGGGGAATGGAGAGCTTGAAGTGGTCTATAGAAATTCAAGGAGATTACTCAGTTTGGTCGACCAGCTGCTGTTGTTCAGAAAGACAGAAAGTGAAATAGGAGAACTCAAAATAGTCAAGATAGATTTGGTTTCTGTTGTGAAAGAAGTCTTTGCCTGCTTCGTGCATCATGCCGAAACCAAGAATATTGCTTACCTGCTAGATACCCGAATTGAAGAGGCTTTTATCTATGCTGATCGTCAGAAAATAGAAATTTCTTTATTTAATCTTATCTCCAACGCCTTGAAATTCACCAATGAATTAGATGGGGAGGTTGTGGTGAGACTGTATTCAGACACTGAAGATGAGGTTTGCTTCACAGTCGAAGACAATGGGAGCGGAATACAGCGAAATGAGTTGGATAAGGTTTTTGATTTATTCTATCAATCCCAAAACAATCAGAAGAACCAAAAAAACGGGTTTGGGATAGGCTTGTATTTAGTAAAGCAGTTTATACAGTCGCACAGTGGCCGGGTGACGGCTTCGGTGAAATCCACAGGTGGAACGACTTTTGAAGTGAGATTATTGAAGGGAAGAGCACACCTTCAGCAATTTTTACTCCATGAGGACTTTAGTGAACGCTCCATGTTTCTGGATGAACTGCTGGGCGGACAAGAATTTTCAGTGTCCGGGAATAACCCAAATAAGGAAGTTGACATTCAGGCTACGTTGCTTGATGAGATGAAAAGTGTACTAATAGTCGATGATAATTTGCAAATCAGGCAATACCTAAACGGCATTTTAAAAGATTATTATAAAATAGTGGATGCTGAAAGTGCAGAAGAGGCTCGTCTACAATTGAAATCCCACTTGCCTGACCTGATTATTTCGGATGTAGTCATGCAGGGTGAATCCGGAGTGGACTTCTGCAAATATTTAAAAGACAGTCCAAGCTACCAACACATCCCTGTGATTCTTCTTACAGGAACAAATTCTGAGGAGATTAAACTCATGGGAATCGAGGTTGGGGCGGATGACTATATCACCAAGCCCTTCGACAAAGATTATCTAATCGCAAGAGTAAAAGGTATTCTGAAGCAGCAAAAGAAACTACAGGATCATCTGATGGATGAGGTGACACAAAAAGTTTCCGATTTTAAATTCTCCGAGGAGGATAAGATTTTTCTTGAGCAGCTGGAGTTGTTGATTGAAGAGCATCTCAATGATGATTCATTTACCATCAAATCCTTGGCTGGAGAGATGGCTATGAGCCACTCCCTATTATATAAAAAAATCAAGCATCTGACAGGCAAATCGGTAAATGAGATGATCCGCTTTATCAGACTGAGAAAAGTAGCCACTTTATTGATTACTTCAGATATGCAGGTGAATGAGGCTGCCTTTTTTACAGGCTTCAATGATCTGAAATATTTCAGAAAACAGTTTCAAGTCATGTTCAGGATGAATCCGTCAGATTTTCAGAAGAAATACAAAGGCACTTTTCAGGAGAAAAATTACAACCTGAATGGTTTGATGGATAAATAG